The Thermoplasmata archaeon genome contains the following window.
GCGTGGACGTTCATGCGGTGCGTGCGCTTCTCGAACCGCTCATACTTCCGGATGTATCGCAGGTACTCGCGTTCCACGACGACCGTGTGCTGCATCTTGGCCGAGACGACGACGCCCTCCAGGCTCTGGCCGCGCACCGGCAGGCGGCCGTGGAACGGGCACTTCAGATCCGTGCACGTCCGCCCGGGAACGGGCACGTCGATCCCGATGTCCCGGGCCGCCCGCGCCGAGGATTGCGGCGCCGCCGCGGGGGCGGAGGCGGGTTTCTTCACGGCCTTCTTCTCTGCCATCCGGATCACCGTGCCTTCTTCACGCGGTCCTCGGGCCGATAGCGAATCTCGTCGCCCTCGATCTCGAGGCCTCCTTGGACGTCAAATCGGAACCGGCTCCCGTGCTTCGGGATCCGCTTCTCCTCGCCCGCAATCTCGAGGACGAGCATGTTCCGCGTCTCGTCGACCACCCGGCCGCGCAGGTGCGCCTGGGTCGGATCCGTCGCGCCGAGCACCTCGACGCGCAGGCCGATCAACTCGTGCTTCCGGAGGTTCACGTCACACCACCTGCACGCGGTAGCCCATGCCTTGGAGGACTTCTTGGACCCGCTTGCGGTGCTCGCCCTGCAACTCGATGCGGCCCTCCTTCGCCGTGCCCCCGGCGGCACATCGGTTCTTCAGGGTCCGTGCGAGCTCATCGATGTCGATGTCCCCGATGTCCAGCCCCTCGACGATCGTCATCGTCTTGCCGTACCGGCGCGTGTCATGACTCACGCGGATCAGCTGCTGCTCCTTCGCGATTTCCTCGCACACACAAAGCTCGTCCGGGAGGCCGCACGTCGCGCAGATCGCCATCAGGTCGCCTCCTTGGATTCGGGCTTTGGAGCGGCCGCCGGTTTCGCGGTCCCGAGCTTCTCTTCTTCCCGGATGATCGTCAGGATGCGGGCGATGTTCTTCCGGAGTGCGCGGATCTTCCCGGGGTTCGGCGGCGCGCCACCCATCGCCGCGACGCCCCTCTCGTGCATCAGCTCGTCTTGGAGCTCCGTCAGCTTCTTCGCGAGCATCTCCGCGTCCATCGCGCGGATCTCCTTCGTCCGGAGGAGCGGCATCTACGATTCGTCGCCTCCTTCGGCTCCGACATCGACGTCGACCCCGAGGTCCTTGACCTCTTTTGCGACTTTCTTCAGTCGCTTCGTCGCGACCTTGCTCTTCTTCACTTTCTTCGCCGTGTCGTCGGCCTCATCGAGCGGCAACAGCGGCTCGGCTTCCTCGGGCTCCTCGCCCTCTGCGGTGGCGACGATCGGGACCTCGGGCGTCGCCTCCACGACCAACGCCGATTCGGCCGCCCGGGCCGCCGCTTCGGCGGCGGCTGCCTCCGCCGCGGCGACGTACTCCGCGGACGGCTGCTTGACCTCGACCTCGTCGGGCAACCGGGCCCTCGGGCTCATGATCTCCACGGTGACGCCGATGACCCCAGGCTTCAGCTTCGCCACGGCAAATCCGAGGTCCATCCACAGGTGTCGCGGCTCGCCGCAGTACTTG
Protein-coding sequences here:
- a CDS encoding 30S ribosomal protein S17, with amino-acid sequence MIRMAEKKAVKKPASAPAAAPQSSARAARDIGIDVPVPGRTCTDLKCPFHGRLPVRGQSLEGVVVSAKMQHTVVVEREYLRYIRKYERFEKRTHRMNVHAPPCLGLQVGNRITMMECRPLGKTVHFVAIHNQAVAG
- a CDS encoding ribonuclease P protein subunit; protein product: MNLRKHELIGLRVEVLGATDPTQAHLRGRVVDETRNMLVLEIAGEEKRIPKHGSRFRFDVQGGLEIEGDEIRYRPEDRVKKAR
- the yciH gene encoding stress response translation initiation inhibitor YciH; translated protein: MAICATCGLPDELCVCEEIAKEQQLIRVSHDTRRYGKTMTIVEGLDIGDIDIDELARTLKNRCAAGGTAKEGRIELQGEHRKRVQEVLQGMGYRVQVV
- the rpmC gene encoding 50S ribosomal protein L29, encoding MPLLRTKEIRAMDAEMLAKKLTELQDELMHERGVAAMGGAPPNPGKIRALRKNIARILTIIREEEKLGTAKPAAAPKPESKEAT